The genomic interval CTCCGGCATTACCCCCACCCCATCCCCCCGACCCCGATGGTGCGTTACGCTTACTCAAGGTAACCATTCATTCTTTTGAAAATACTGTCAATATCTGGTATATACCTTTACCTGATTTGGATGGACGCCTCTTTATCAGGCTGATGGCGTATAAAGTGTCAATCAGGACAGAAAAAACGAACCTCCTCGCTGCCAAGCGGCGGGGTATCCCGGGGTTTCGACTGACTATCAGGCAAGCGCGTTTTAAGGGGCACCGAATTGGACCCGTGGAGATTAAACAGAGGTAACAAAAACGTTTGAATCAAGATGCGGTATACTGTGTGGTGAATGTGAATACAGGGAGAAAATGAATTGCGGCGGTTGCGTACATATTGATAAGCCGTTTTGGGGTGATTCCTGCCTTGTAAAGAATTGCTGCGAAGGAAAAAATTTGGAGCATTGCGGAAAATGCGCTGTTTTCCCCTGCGGTCTTCTTAACCAATTCGCCTATGATAAAAAACAGGGTGACGATGGCAAGCGTATTGAGCAATGCAGAAAATGGTCGGGGTGATAGGCCTGGGGTAAAGGTGAGGAATAATGAGGAACCAGATGTGTGATAATGGAGACGGCCTGGTCGTGTCGCTAAGGGACGATGGGAAAGGCAGATGGACAGGACGGGAAGGGCGTATTGGCGGGTATGTCCTGGGGGTGGGGGCTGCCTTCCTCCTCATGATAACCCTTATATGCGGATGCAGTCATTTTGACGACAGAACCCAGGCGTGGCCGGCCATAAGAGAGGCCAACGATCTTTTTAAACAGGGAGACCATGGCGCCTCTCTGGATAAATATGAGCAGATTATTCAAAAATATCCCGATGCCGGAGACAGAGTTCTTTTCGAGATGGGGGTCGTGTATTCCTATCCGGGAAATGAACAGAAAGATTATGGGAAATCTCTGGCATGTTTTGAGAAGCTCGTGAAGGAGTATCCGGAGAGCCAGTACCGGCGGGACAGCGAGATGATGATATTCCGGATCAATAATATGACGATCAAAGACGAGATGATTGCGGCTAAGCAGGCCGACATTGAAGCTCTCAGGCAAGAGATCGTTACGCTGAAAAATACGATTGAAGAAATGAAACAAAAAGCCTTTGAGGCCCGGAAGGAGTCGGTAGATAAGATACTCATCGAAAAGAAGGAACGGCGATTGACGCTGCTTTCAAAAGGCGAGGCGCTAAAGACCTACAAAATAGCCCTGGGGAGAAACCCTGGCGGCCCCAAGGAAATGCAGGGCGATAACAAAACCCCGGAGGGAATCTATACGATCGACTCAAGAAACAGGAAGAGCCGTTATTTTTTGTCCCTTCATGTTTCCTACCCGAACGAAAAAGACAGAAAGCGGGCACGGGAACTTGGCGTTTCTCCGGGCGGAGATATTATGATCCATGGTGTTCCGAACGGTTTTTCGTGGGTTGGCGGCTCCCACTCACAGGTTGACTGGACTAAAGGATGCATAGCAGTCACGAATGAGGAAATAGCGGAGATCGACAAACTTACGCCCAATGGCACGACTGTTGAGATAAGGCCATAGAGCATGCCCGCCATTTTGCCCGGGGCCCCAGCGGTCGCTTCCCTGTAAAGCGGCTATACCTTACCCAACGCCGCGGACACAGTTTTATATGCAAAAAACCGACTGTGCCAGGGCTTGCTGCTGAATAGACAGTTGCTGCGGACATTGAGGAACGGGTATTTCTCCAGCCATGACACACAATGAAACAAGGCCCATAGCGACAAAAGTCGGAAAAAAGATAAATAAACGTATGCTCATAGAATTACCGAAAAGGCTTCGCCGTTATTACTGGGATTGACGTAATTTCCATTTGCATCCTTTCCCCGTTTTGGAAGCTGTCGTAATATGTCTAAAGAAAATTAGCCTGATTCTGATTAGACAGACTGAATTAATTAGCGTTAAAAGCTAAGTATATAAGTCCCGATTTGATAGTTTCGCTAAGCCTTATTCATCATCGCCCTTGATACGGCCTCTCCCAGCTCCTCCAGTTTATAGGGTTTTGTAATGACGGCGACAAAGCCGTAGTTTTTATACTCCGACATGATACGGTTATTCGCATATCCGCTTGATACGATGGCCTTTATATTCGGATCTATTGCAAGGAATTCTTCCATGGCCTCCTGTCCTCCCATACCTCCTGGGACGGTAAGATCAAGGATCACCATGTCAAAAGGCTCTTTCTTCTTCATCGCCTCCGCATAAAGGTCAATGGCCTCAGCGCCGTCTTTGGCTGATTCCGTCCTGTAGCCCAAAAATGAGAGCATTTCACTTATGGCCTCACGGACCATTTCCTCATCGTCCATGAGAAGTATCTTTCCTTTGCCCCTGCTTATATCCAGTTTGCTCTCCATGGCGGTGAGCGCTTTTCTCTCCGTTGCGGGGAGGTAAATGGTGAAGGTGGTGCCGATACCCAAGTAGCTTTTCACCTGGAGTAAGCCGCCGTGCTTTCTCACGATTGAATACGAGGTGGCAAGCCCCAATCCGCTGCCCTTCGGCTTGGTGGTGAAAAATGGATCGAATATCTTGTCGATATGCTCCTCCGGAATACCGATGCCGGAGTCCTTTATGGCTATTTTGATATAGGTGCCTTTTTTAAGCAACAACCCGTCCGGGCCCTGATCATCGTCAATGATCGCATTTTCGGCCGTCACCTCTATGATACCGCCCTTGGGCATGGCCTCTTTCGCGTTGATCGTCAGGTTCTGTATTGCCTGGTTCATCTGGCCTTCATCCACATCCACATTCCAGAGATCTGGCGGGATGGCGCACCGGCCTTTCACATTCGACCCCGTGAGGGTAAAGTTTATTGAGTCTTCCAGGAGATGGCCAATCTCCGTGATCCTCTTGATCGGCGCTCCCCCCTTGGAAAAGGTAATGAATTGCCGGGCAAGGTCCTTGGCCCTGTTTGCTGCCTGCTCCGCCTCGACGAGACATTGGCTGGAACGCTCGTCAGATCTCGTAGCCAGTTTGGCAAGGGAAATATTGCCCATGATCGCCGTCATGATATTATTGAAATCATGGGCAATCCCTCCTGCCAGGACGCCCACTGACTCTAACTTGCTCGCCTTCATAAACTCTTCCTCAATTCTTCTCCTTTCTCCTATATCCCTGAGGCACGCGAGGATCGCATTCTCGCCTTTATACGTGATGGTGGTCACTACCGCTTCAATGTCGATGGGGGAACCTTCTTTTCTCATCCCCCTGAACTCGCAGCGGGAAGGGGTCGGTTCACCTTTGAGCCTTGCGGTTATGAAACCCTCCACCCTCTCTCTGTCGTTGTCCTGAACTACAAGCGTCGCCGCCTTACCGAGCAGATAATCCG from Syntrophobacterales bacterium carries:
- a CDS encoding DUF3795 domain-containing protein, whose protein sequence is MNCGGCVHIDKPFWGDSCLVKNCCEGKNLEHCGKCAVFPCGLLNQFAYDKKQGDDGKRIEQCRKWSG
- a CDS encoding L,D-transpeptidase family protein yields the protein MCDNGDGLVVSLRDDGKGRWTGREGRIGGYVLGVGAAFLLMITLICGCSHFDDRTQAWPAIREANDLFKQGDHGASLDKYEQIIQKYPDAGDRVLFEMGVVYSYPGNEQKDYGKSLACFEKLVKEYPESQYRRDSEMMIFRINNMTIKDEMIAAKQADIEALRQEIVTLKNTIEEMKQKAFEARKESVDKILIEKKERRLTLLSKGEALKTYKIALGRNPGGPKEMQGDNKTPEGIYTIDSRNRKSRYFLSLHVSYPNEKDRKRARELGVSPGGDIMIHGVPNGFSWVGGSHSQVDWTKGCIAVTNEEIAEIDKLTPNGTTVEIRP
- a CDS encoding BPSL0067 family protein, which codes for MLRQLPKRGKDANGNYVNPSNNGEAFSVIL
- a CDS encoding PAS domain S-box protein; this encodes MDDNLMEGQIRIAYLEKLLDEERSQSNYYKMMAQEKGKQYLHEISRLSNALAKHRQMEKNLRESEERYRIAIEHSHDGVSIISDSIHIYVNRRFLEIFGYDNSDYLLGKAATLVVQDNDRERVEGFITARLKGEPTPSRCEFRGMRKEGSPIDIEAVVTTITYKGENAILACLRDIGERRRIEEEFMKASKLESVGVLAGGIAHDFNNIMTAIMGNISLAKLATRSDERSSQCLVEAEQAANRAKDLARQFITFSKGGAPIKRITEIGHLLEDSINFTLTGSNVKGRCAIPPDLWNVDVDEGQMNQAIQNLTINAKEAMPKGGIIEVTAENAIIDDDQGPDGLLLKKGTYIKIAIKDSGIGIPEEHIDKIFDPFFTTKPKGSGLGLATSYSIVRKHGGLLQVKSYLGIGTTFTIYLPATERKALTAMESKLDISRGKGKILLMDDEEMVREAISEMLSFLGYRTESAKDGAEAIDLYAEAMKKKEPFDMVILDLTVPGGMGGQEAMEEFLAIDPNIKAIVSSGYANNRIMSEYKNYGFVAVITKPYKLEELGEAVSRAMMNKA